In Posidoniimonas polymericola, one genomic interval encodes:
- a CDS encoding phytanoyl-CoA dioxygenase family protein, translating into MSVDQQTQYGAVGNEYLLREEQIREFHEQGYVVLDDVLTEEELTPIEEVYQLFMEGGVPDMGRDFCDMSGPYTRAFEDFQIVNAVLPRVYRPDLQGNIYELRAASISRQLLGDDATLDYDQFLAKRPKKGGAQFAWHQDLGYWPSTPQFDTLTATCSLALDDAKDDNGCLQVVPGSHKEPRLRPHRPMIKASTVGNEREESHTLAVQLEDSDERVSLPVKRGSVSVHNERILHGSPGNGSERWRRTYIIAYRHKDLVDYERSVGFTHSHNDKISWTTHLEALEA; encoded by the coding sequence ATGTCGGTAGATCAACAGACTCAGTACGGCGCGGTTGGCAACGAGTACCTGCTCCGCGAAGAACAGATCCGCGAGTTCCACGAGCAGGGTTACGTCGTGCTGGACGACGTGCTGACCGAGGAGGAGCTCACTCCGATCGAAGAGGTGTACCAGTTGTTCATGGAGGGGGGAGTGCCCGACATGGGCCGTGACTTCTGCGACATGAGCGGACCCTACACGCGGGCATTCGAGGACTTTCAGATCGTCAACGCCGTGCTGCCCCGCGTCTACCGCCCCGACCTGCAGGGCAACATCTACGAGCTGCGGGCCGCGTCGATCTCTCGGCAGCTTCTAGGCGACGATGCGACGCTCGATTACGACCAGTTTCTTGCGAAGCGGCCTAAGAAGGGCGGCGCGCAGTTCGCCTGGCACCAGGATCTGGGCTACTGGCCGAGCACGCCGCAGTTCGACACCCTGACCGCGACCTGCTCGCTCGCTCTCGACGACGCCAAGGACGACAACGGCTGCCTGCAGGTGGTGCCGGGCTCGCACAAGGAGCCAAGGCTGCGGCCGCACCGCCCGATGATCAAGGCGAGCACCGTGGGCAACGAGCGTGAAGAGTCGCACACGCTGGCGGTGCAGCTCGAGGATTCGGACGAGCGGGTCTCGCTGCCGGTCAAGCGGGGAAGCGTCAGCGTGCACAACGAGCGGATCCTGCACGGCTCGCCGGGGAATGGCTCCGAGCGGTGGCGGCGGACCTACATTATTGCTTATCGCCACAAGGACTTGGTGGATTACGAGCGGAGTGTTGGCTTTACGCACTCGCACAATGATAAAATCAGCTGGACCACCCACCTCGAGGCGTTGGAGGCGTAG
- a CDS encoding AraC family transcriptional regulator has protein sequence MGVYRETIETPADQSFRLLYWEHSLAEVQTSTGPEQWEPITGSGERWHAHRAVELTYIHRGAGTRFIGDHIGAINPPELVLIGADLPHYWRGLDDSEGAAVQFALAPAAGLGALPELSALSELWSHASRGAIFGKELAIEIGGRLARLRGAGSVKRLAELMQVVSLLADGLTEANTLCDKPCTITASAAHADKIRDAIDLLLEHHHEPLRIDDIAQAVGLSRATLCRYFRRYTGRSVVAFLNEARIDHARRRLLETADAVSQIALDVGFENLSNFNRQFRRAAGASPREFRRQEKHPRFDADQRIGSG, from the coding sequence ATGGGCGTCTACCGCGAGACGATCGAGACCCCCGCCGACCAGTCGTTCCGGCTGCTGTACTGGGAACACTCGTTGGCCGAGGTACAGACCTCGACCGGCCCCGAGCAGTGGGAGCCGATCACCGGCAGCGGCGAGCGCTGGCACGCCCACCGGGCGGTCGAGCTGACCTACATCCACCGCGGCGCCGGCACACGGTTCATCGGCGACCACATCGGCGCTATCAACCCACCCGAGCTCGTGCTGATTGGCGCTGACCTGCCGCACTACTGGCGAGGGCTCGACGACTCAGAGGGCGCCGCCGTGCAGTTCGCGTTGGCTCCGGCCGCCGGTCTAGGGGCGTTGCCCGAGCTGAGCGCGCTCTCCGAGCTGTGGTCCCACGCGTCGCGTGGCGCGATATTCGGGAAAGAACTGGCAATCGAGATCGGCGGGCGACTCGCGCGGCTGCGCGGCGCTGGGTCGGTCAAACGACTCGCCGAGCTGATGCAGGTGGTGTCGCTGCTCGCAGATGGGCTGACCGAAGCTAACACGCTGTGCGACAAGCCCTGCACGATCACCGCGTCCGCCGCGCACGCCGACAAGATCCGCGACGCCATCGACCTCTTGCTCGAGCACCACCACGAGCCGCTCCGCATTGACGACATCGCCCAGGCGGTCGGCCTGTCCCGGGCGACCTTGTGCCGCTACTTCCGCCGCTACACCGGCCGCAGCGTGGTGGCGTTCCTGAACGAGGCCCGCATCGACCACGCCCGCCGCCGCCTGCTAGAAACGGCCGACGCCGTGAGCCAGATCGCCCTGGACGTCGGCTTCGAAAACTTGTCGAATTTCAACCGCCAGTTCCGCCGGGCGGCAGGGGCGTCGCCGCGGGAGTTTCGGCGGCAGGAAAAGCATCCAAGATTTGACGCCGACCAGCGAATAGGCAGCGGTTGA
- a CDS encoding DnaA ATPase domain-containing protein — MPRHDDSDDCSRFVSTLRQLIGEKRHRAWFAGSVEFDLTVEGALTVRAGSTMQRDCLKKHFKAELREACRRANLGARTVEFVVDAEMTPQQLGADQPAASASAVGSSENGLSENGSSANGSQDNAPTANKSPVGKPPAPARKAPPYLVSDSNREAARLAELVAAGSPAPCPVILWGPGGSGKTHLLRSIAEGFRSHHRRKRVVALTAEQFTSGFVEAVHGRTLASFRGRCRGVDLLLIDDIHFLLGKQKTLEELQYTLDTLASQGAMVVLTSDRSPAELRKMSGELLSRLGAGVAVEIAAPDLALKHRLTERFADQSGVRLEESAVRMIASGVIGGAWEIRGIVNKLGVSSRLLDLDICDTAVGKAIDDMNRVCMPSVGVKAIQDAVCQVFGVESGVIKSKRRTKSATEPRMLAMWLARKYTRSALSEIGDQFGSRSHSTVVSACKRVEQLMGSEASVQVAGGACRVQEAVRLVESILRTA; from the coding sequence ATGCCGCGTCACGATGATAGCGATGACTGCTCGAGGTTCGTCTCAACCCTGCGGCAGTTAATCGGCGAGAAGCGGCACCGCGCCTGGTTCGCCGGCAGCGTCGAGTTCGACTTGACCGTCGAAGGCGCACTGACCGTCCGTGCCGGCAGCACGATGCAACGCGACTGCCTGAAGAAGCACTTCAAGGCCGAGCTCCGCGAGGCGTGCCGGCGGGCCAACCTGGGCGCCCGCACGGTCGAGTTCGTCGTCGACGCCGAGATGACGCCCCAGCAGCTAGGTGCGGATCAACCGGCCGCCTCGGCGTCGGCCGTTGGGTCGTCGGAGAATGGGTTGTCGGAGAACGGGTCATCGGCAAACGGGTCGCAGGACAACGCCCCCACGGCTAATAAATCTCCTGTCGGCAAACCACCCGCGCCCGCCAGGAAGGCCCCGCCGTACTTGGTCAGCGACTCCAACCGCGAGGCGGCCCGGCTGGCCGAGCTGGTCGCCGCCGGCAGCCCGGCGCCCTGCCCCGTCATCCTCTGGGGGCCCGGCGGGTCGGGCAAGACGCACCTGCTGCGGAGCATCGCCGAGGGCTTCCGCAGCCATCACCGCCGCAAGCGGGTGGTGGCGCTCACCGCCGAGCAATTCACGTCTGGCTTTGTCGAGGCAGTGCACGGACGCACGCTCGCCAGCTTCCGCGGCCGCTGCCGCGGCGTCGACCTGCTGCTGATCGACGACATCCACTTCCTGCTCGGCAAGCAGAAGACGCTCGAAGAGCTGCAGTACACGCTGGATACGCTCGCCTCGCAGGGGGCGATGGTCGTGCTGACCAGCGACCGCAGCCCGGCCGAGCTCCGCAAGATGAGCGGCGAGCTGCTCTCGCGGCTCGGCGCCGGCGTGGCGGTCGAGATCGCCGCCCCGGACCTAGCCCTCAAGCACCGCCTGACCGAGCGGTTTGCCGACCAGTCGGGCGTGCGGCTCGAGGAGTCGGCGGTGCGGATGATCGCCTCGGGGGTGATCGGCGGGGCGTGGGAGATCCGCGGCATTGTGAACAAGCTCGGCGTGTCGAGCCGGCTGTTGGACCTGGACATCTGCGACACGGCGGTTGGCAAGGCGATCGACGACATGAACCGGGTCTGCATGCCGAGCGTTGGCGTCAAGGCGATCCAGGACGCCGTCTGCCAGGTGTTCGGCGTCGAGTCGGGCGTGATCAAGTCAAAACGCCGCACCAAGAGCGCGACCGAACCCCGCATGCTCGCCATGTGGCTCGCCCGCAAGTACACCCGCTCGGCGCTGAGCGAGATCGGCGACCAGTTCGGCAGCCGCAGCCACAGCACAGTGGTCTCGGCCTGCAAGCGGGTCGAGCAGCTGATGGGGAGCGAGGCCTCGGTCCAAGTCGCCGGCGGCGCGTGCCGCGTTCAGGAAGCCGTGCGGCTGGTGGAGTCGATCCTGCGGACGGCGTAG
- a CDS encoding GNAT family N-acetyltransferase: MLRAMLGNFQIDRCGQSDLREALTLVLRSLPADQRAPLVDSLAKLRGEPLGAFDALLVAKQSGKIAAAAWGQPQSGKGCSLWPPQATSGEPSVELSAELIQRVTAIADKAGVALIQTLAEHRHGPLHAALVASGFVDLAELRYLQWKPQSTYPSPPAHSVSFEPFDDGRQARLERITSRTYLGTLDFPELDGMREVRDVLHGYKSVGEYDPELWSYIRSNGEDVGVLLLAEHPDSRQLELVYVGVAPEARGRGLGVVAVSEAQRVACERRVLRLVLAVDARNKPAQDIYHRAGLREWARRHAYLRKNGAPPPVG, encoded by the coding sequence ATGCTCCGCGCTATGCTCGGTAACTTCCAGATCGACCGTTGTGGGCAGAGCGACCTGCGCGAGGCGCTGACGCTCGTGCTGCGATCGCTGCCGGCGGACCAGCGGGCGCCGCTGGTCGACTCGCTCGCCAAGCTGCGGGGCGAGCCGCTCGGCGCGTTCGACGCGCTGCTGGTCGCCAAGCAGTCGGGCAAGATCGCCGCGGCCGCTTGGGGGCAACCCCAGTCGGGCAAGGGGTGCTCGCTGTGGCCGCCCCAGGCGACCTCGGGCGAGCCTTCGGTCGAGCTCTCGGCCGAACTCATCCAGCGCGTCACCGCCATTGCCGACAAGGCGGGCGTGGCGCTCATTCAGACCCTGGCCGAGCACCGCCACGGCCCGCTGCACGCGGCGCTGGTGGCGAGCGGTTTTGTCGATCTGGCGGAGCTCCGCTACCTGCAATGGAAGCCGCAATCGACCTACCCTTCCCCACCCGCCCACTCGGTGAGCTTCGAGCCGTTTGACGACGGTCGTCAGGCGCGGCTGGAGCGGATCACGAGCCGGACGTACCTCGGCACGCTCGATTTCCCTGAGCTCGACGGCATGCGCGAAGTGCGTGACGTGCTGCACGGCTACAAGTCGGTCGGCGAGTACGACCCGGAGCTGTGGAGCTACATCCGCAGCAACGGCGAAGACGTCGGCGTGCTGCTGCTGGCCGAGCACCCCGATTCGCGTCAGCTGGAACTCGTCTACGTGGGCGTCGCGCCCGAGGCCCGCGGCCGCGGGCTCGGCGTGGTCGCGGTGTCCGAGGCGCAGCGCGTCGCCTGCGAGCGCCGTGTCCTGCGGCTGGTGCTGGCGGTCGACGCACGCAACAAGCCGGCGCAGGACATCTATCACCGGGCGGGTCTGCGAGAGTGGGCGCGGCGTCACGCCTACCTACGCAAGAACGGCGCGCCTCCTCCGGTTGGGTGA
- a CDS encoding DUF6690 family protein has protein sequence MLARPVVMTGMLGAAVGVPYAIHNPPDEWPAWPTQQAAPVAEQSIEAAGAPAPAVKSLPSVQGPQFPNSLVYESPMPLEGGGFYSIEQVLRMDITKDWVYQHWARKSTGLSEPDLFGIRVPLVTGTGMADLAGSLSYYFNGQGQVDKLRFRGVTADTSRLVALAQQQYGLTWQPPRVPGEQLLQSRAGDKVVSQLRTFPEPVLWSTKPHGSFGVDLEFNRPGSNRFVDSLGPRLQVPEATAQAPPPAPEPQQASASPGAPAGASGPQLQNAQRPDFRWPN, from the coding sequence GTGCTTGCCAGACCCGTCGTGATGACCGGTATGCTAGGCGCCGCGGTCGGGGTGCCGTACGCGATCCACAACCCGCCGGACGAGTGGCCGGCCTGGCCCACGCAGCAAGCCGCACCGGTCGCCGAGCAGTCAATCGAGGCCGCCGGCGCCCCTGCGCCTGCCGTGAAGTCGCTCCCCTCGGTGCAGGGCCCGCAGTTCCCCAACTCGTTGGTCTACGAGAGCCCGATGCCGCTCGAAGGGGGCGGGTTCTACTCCATCGAGCAGGTGCTGAGGATGGACATCACCAAGGACTGGGTCTACCAGCACTGGGCCCGCAAGTCGACCGGCCTGTCCGAGCCCGACCTGTTCGGGATCCGCGTGCCGCTGGTGACCGGCACCGGCATGGCCGACCTGGCCGGCTCCCTCTCGTACTACTTCAACGGCCAGGGGCAGGTCGACAAGCTCCGCTTCCGTGGCGTCACGGCCGACACGTCGCGGCTGGTCGCGCTGGCCCAGCAGCAGTACGGACTCACTTGGCAGCCGCCACGGGTTCCCGGCGAGCAGCTCCTGCAGTCCCGTGCGGGAGACAAGGTCGTCAGCCAGCTGCGGACCTTCCCGGAGCCGGTCCTCTGGAGCACCAAGCCGCATGGCAGCTTCGGCGTCGACCTCGAGTTCAACCGCCCCGGATCGAACCGCTTTGTCGACTCGCTAGGGCCGCGTCTGCAGGTTCCCGAGGCGACCGCCCAGGCCCCGCCGCCGGCGCCCGAGCCGCAGCAGGCGTCCGCGTCTCCCGGGGCGCCGGCCGGGGCGTCCGGCCCGCAGCTGCAGAACGCCCAGCGGCCCGATTTTCGCTGGCCGAACTAG
- a CDS encoding class I SAM-dependent methyltransferase — MTTPADLSDLCWLLSDEGRVALAGVAADDAPLHTQAARLRKTHSAERTALLLEQHELRGRAHAKFGRAEQMFFTRVGLQQATDEAAARYKASRFAAGSRVVDVCTGIGGDLIALAGHADAVGVDNDPSCALIAEANLAVCGHGQTKVVVTQAGVESLSEAAAWHADPDRRNNGRRTTQLELHSPGRETLEAMLAAQPSAAIKLAPAAEPPPEWEEQHELEWLSRDGECRQLCVWTGALAARPGSRRAASVDQAGELAGAFDGKPKGPQRIAGKLGEFLVEPDAAVLAAKLTNAFAAELDLKRVSRGIAYLTGDAPPAHPLCRVFRLLETLPLKQKQIAAALRARSVGRLEIKHRGVRLDPHTFRKQLKLRGDNAAILIAFPTASGGVAALAERVTPDQP; from the coding sequence ATGACCACCCCCGCCGACCTCTCCGATCTGTGCTGGCTGCTGAGCGATGAGGGCCGCGTCGCGCTCGCCGGCGTCGCAGCGGACGACGCGCCGCTGCACACCCAGGCCGCGCGGCTCCGGAAGACCCACTCGGCGGAGCGGACCGCGCTGCTGCTCGAGCAGCACGAGCTCCGGGGCCGCGCCCACGCCAAGTTTGGTCGCGCCGAGCAGATGTTCTTCACGCGTGTCGGCCTGCAGCAGGCGACCGACGAAGCAGCCGCACGGTACAAAGCGAGTCGCTTCGCCGCCGGGTCCCGTGTGGTAGACGTCTGCACCGGCATCGGTGGCGACCTGATCGCGTTGGCGGGCCATGCCGACGCGGTCGGAGTCGACAACGACCCGTCGTGCGCGTTGATTGCCGAAGCGAACCTCGCCGTCTGCGGCCACGGGCAAACCAAAGTGGTCGTCACGCAGGCCGGGGTCGAATCGCTCAGCGAAGCCGCCGCGTGGCACGCCGACCCCGACCGCAGGAACAACGGCCGCCGGACCACGCAGCTCGAGCTGCACTCGCCCGGCCGGGAGACCCTCGAGGCGATGCTCGCCGCTCAGCCGAGCGCGGCGATCAAACTCGCGCCGGCCGCCGAACCGCCGCCGGAGTGGGAGGAGCAGCACGAGCTCGAGTGGCTGAGCCGCGACGGCGAGTGCCGCCAGCTCTGCGTGTGGACCGGCGCCCTGGCCGCCCGCCCCGGCAGCCGCCGCGCGGCGAGCGTCGACCAAGCCGGCGAGTTGGCCGGCGCCTTCGACGGCAAACCGAAGGGGCCGCAGCGGATCGCGGGGAAGCTCGGCGAGTTCCTCGTCGAGCCCGACGCGGCCGTGCTGGCCGCCAAGCTCACCAATGCCTTCGCGGCCGAACTGGACCTGAAGCGGGTCTCGCGGGGCATCGCCTACCTGACCGGCGACGCTCCGCCCGCCCACCCGCTGTGCCGCGTCTTCCGCCTGCTCGAGACCCTGCCGCTCAAACAGAAGCAGATCGCTGCCGCCCTGCGTGCCCGGTCGGTCGGCAGGCTCGAGATCAAGCACCGCGGCGTGCGGCTCGACCCGCACACCTTCCGCAAGCAGCTCAAGCTCCGCGGCGACAACGCGGCTATCCTCATCGCGTTCCCCACCGCAAGCGGCGGCGTCGCGGCGTTGGCCGAACGCGTCACGCCCGACCAGCCCTGA
- a CDS encoding sugar phosphate isomerase/epimerase family protein, with product MKLAFSSNAYLAFPFDETCRRIAAAGYSGIEILADVPHAWPAGLLECQKESIRESLERHGLTISNINAFMMNAVADPRQPYWHPSWTDPDPHYRAIRREHTLRSLRLAKDLGAPHITTEPGGPAFEGQPRGAAVDCFYEELMPCVELASELGVGLLIEPEPELLIERFDQYLEFVDRLDAPVVGLNFDIGHAYCVGEDPEDWVERMHSHTVHYHLEDIAPTRVHQHLIPGQGAIDFTATLAAIRSTGYEGWLTVELYPYGDDPDSAANQAREFLLPLLEQA from the coding sequence ATGAAACTCGCCTTCAGCAGCAACGCCTACCTCGCCTTCCCCTTCGACGAGACCTGCCGCCGCATCGCCGCCGCCGGGTACAGCGGCATCGAGATCCTGGCCGACGTCCCCCACGCCTGGCCGGCCGGGCTGCTCGAGTGCCAGAAGGAGTCGATCCGCGAATCGCTCGAGCGCCACGGCCTGACGATCTCCAACATCAACGCGTTCATGATGAACGCCGTGGCCGACCCGCGGCAGCCGTACTGGCACCCCAGCTGGACCGACCCCGACCCGCACTACCGCGCGATCCGCCGCGAGCACACGCTGCGTTCGCTCCGCTTGGCTAAGGACCTCGGCGCGCCGCACATCACGACCGAACCCGGCGGGCCCGCCTTCGAGGGTCAACCGCGTGGCGCCGCGGTCGACTGCTTCTACGAGGAGCTGATGCCGTGCGTCGAGCTGGCGAGCGAGCTCGGCGTCGGGCTGCTCATCGAGCCCGAGCCGGAGCTGCTGATCGAGCGGTTCGACCAGTACCTCGAGTTTGTCGACCGCTTAGACGCGCCGGTGGTGGGACTCAACTTCGACATCGGCCACGCGTACTGCGTCGGCGAAGACCCGGAGGACTGGGTCGAGCGCATGCACTCGCACACCGTGCACTACCACCTCGAGGATATCGCGCCGACGCGCGTGCACCAGCACCTGATCCCCGGCCAGGGCGCGATCGACTTCACCGCGACGCTCGCCGCGATCCGCTCCACCGGCTACGAGGGCTGGCTGACGGTCGAGCTCTACCCGTACGGCGATGACCCCGACTCGGCCGCCAACCAGGCCCGCGAGTTCCTCCTGCCACTGCTCGAACAAGCCTAG
- a CDS encoding UbiA family prenyltransferase, with amino-acid sequence MRRGALAAYLELMRFSNVLTAVADVWMGMAVSLGALPGPALTACITVASVCLYLSGMVLNDVLDAAHDARDRSTRPIPSGRVGREQAMTFGLGLMGAGLVAAGLASVLTSSPLPAAVGVALACTIYAYDAWPKPSPLKPLLMGACRGLNALLGMSLVQSSVGGDTVGFGPRLAAIPLGLLIYIVGVTLFARNEAAVSRRAALARGSLTALLGVAVLAAGPLLPANGAGVELRVAPLAWGLLWVVTALLIARRFAAALLQPRPATVQAAVGNAIQGVIVIDAALAWGYAGQLWGLAILALLPPTMLLSRRVPQT; translated from the coding sequence ATGCGTAGGGGCGCCCTCGCGGCATACCTGGAGCTGATGCGGTTCTCGAACGTGCTGACCGCGGTGGCCGATGTCTGGATGGGGATGGCGGTGTCGCTCGGCGCGTTGCCGGGACCGGCGCTGACCGCGTGCATCACGGTTGCATCTGTCTGCCTGTACCTCAGCGGCATGGTGCTCAACGACGTGCTCGACGCCGCCCATGACGCGCGTGACCGCTCGACGCGGCCAATCCCGTCAGGGAGGGTCGGCCGCGAGCAGGCGATGACGTTCGGGCTGGGCCTGATGGGCGCCGGGCTCGTCGCGGCCGGGCTGGCGTCGGTGCTCACGAGCAGCCCACTGCCGGCGGCGGTCGGCGTGGCGCTCGCCTGCACAATCTACGCGTACGACGCGTGGCCCAAGCCCAGCCCGCTCAAGCCGCTGTTGATGGGCGCGTGCCGTGGGCTTAACGCGCTGTTGGGAATGTCGCTGGTGCAGTCGTCGGTCGGCGGCGACACGGTCGGCTTCGGGCCGCGGCTGGCGGCAATCCCCCTCGGCCTGCTGATCTATATTGTCGGCGTCACGCTGTTCGCCCGGAACGAGGCCGCCGTCAGCCGCCGCGCCGCGCTCGCCCGCGGGTCGCTGACGGCGCTGCTGGGCGTCGCGGTGCTCGCGGCTGGCCCGCTGCTGCCCGCCAACGGCGCCGGCGTGGAGCTGCGTGTCGCCCCGCTCGCGTGGGGGCTGCTGTGGGTGGTCACGGCGCTGTTAATCGCTCGCCGATTCGCCGCTGCGCTGCTCCAGCCCCGTCCCGCCACCGTGCAGGCGGCGGTCGGCAACGCGATTCAGGGGGTGATCGTCATCGACGCGGCGCTCGCCTGGGGTTACGCTGGTCAGCTGTGGGGACTAGCAATCCTCGCCCTCCTCCCCCCGACGATGCTCCTCTCACGACGCGTTCCGCAAACATGA
- a CDS encoding sugar phosphate isomerase/epimerase family protein, translating into MILSYNTNGFAHHSLDQTIEVLASLGYGGVSITIDHSALNPLDSRNVEQLDRTANLLQKCNLRCDIETGCRFLLDPLHKHEPTLVSPDERARGERVAFYRYAIDVAARLNAGCVSLWSGVVPDGASHDEALERLLPALREVLDHAAERGVTVALEPEPGMLIDTVAAYRALAGRVEAASELRLTLDVGHLHCNGELPVVDTIRAAADQIVNVHIEDMRAGAHEHLRFGHGEIDFPPVIAALQESGYEGPLSVELSRHSHMAPTVARESFEFLSPLIG; encoded by the coding sequence ATGATCTTGTCTTACAACACCAACGGCTTCGCCCACCACTCACTCGACCAAACCATCGAGGTGCTCGCCTCGCTGGGCTACGGCGGCGTCTCGATTACGATCGATCACTCGGCGCTCAACCCGCTCGACAGCCGCAATGTTGAGCAGCTCGACCGCACCGCCAACCTGCTGCAGAAGTGCAACCTGCGGTGCGACATCGAGACCGGTTGCCGCTTCCTGCTCGACCCACTCCACAAGCACGAGCCGACGCTGGTCTCGCCCGACGAGCGGGCTCGCGGCGAGCGGGTCGCCTTCTACCGCTACGCGATTGACGTCGCCGCCAGGCTGAACGCGGGGTGCGTCTCGCTGTGGTCGGGCGTGGTGCCGGACGGCGCGTCCCACGACGAGGCGCTCGAGCGGCTGCTGCCCGCCCTCCGCGAGGTGCTCGACCACGCCGCCGAGCGGGGCGTCACTGTTGCGCTCGAGCCAGAACCCGGCATGCTGATCGACACCGTGGCGGCCTACCGCGCCCTGGCCGGCCGGGTCGAGGCGGCGAGTGAGCTGCGGCTGACGCTCGACGTCGGGCACCTGCACTGCAACGGCGAACTGCCAGTCGTCGACACCATCCGCGCGGCGGCCGACCAGATCGTCAATGTGCACATCGAGGACATGCGGGCGGGCGCCCACGAGCACCTGCGGTTCGGCCACGGCGAGATCGACTTCCCGCCGGTCATCGCCGCGTTGCAGGAATCGGGCTACGAGGGCCCGCTGAGCGTCGAGCTCAGCAGGCACAGCCACATGGCTCCGACCGTCGCGCGTGAATCGTTCGAGTTTCTATCCCCGCTCATTGGCTAG
- a CDS encoding alkaline phosphatase family protein yields MPDNVVLLSIPGLRGQDLDHMPALRGLTSDGDRAALAASFPAVTLPVQANMTTGLPPSEHGVVANGYFWRDTSEVEMWTAWNDKIQRPQLWDLLHEHDASITSAVWFPMFAKGCGADYVCLPAPVHNPDGSESLWCYTKPQMLYGDLRDALGHFPLQNFWGPMASVASTKWIVDSAVWTAQQHQPNFFFVYLPHLDYAAQKHGPDSSEGLEACCVLDEQIARLVAGFADAYDQPPLWLAASEYVIRPVSQVAYPNRALRDAGLMNVTQDADGRELIDFAGTPAWALVDHQIAHVFVRDHNMATTSAAVDALSGLPGVAEVLTGDDRGKYDLVHERSGDIILVADPDAWFAYYYWRDDNLAPAFARSVDIHRKPGYDPVEMYLDPAAMQAGLGPTPLDTSLVKGSHGAPPVTDEQRGVILSSQRGAFVERTMTDTDVADLVLRQFGV; encoded by the coding sequence ATGCCCGACAACGTCGTCCTGCTTTCGATCCCCGGCCTCCGCGGCCAAGACCTCGACCACATGCCGGCGCTGCGCGGGCTGACCTCGGATGGCGACCGCGCCGCGTTGGCGGCCAGCTTCCCGGCGGTAACGCTGCCCGTGCAGGCCAACATGACCACGGGGCTGCCGCCCAGCGAGCACGGCGTGGTCGCCAATGGCTACTTCTGGCGGGACACGTCGGAAGTCGAGATGTGGACCGCCTGGAACGACAAGATCCAGCGTCCCCAGCTGTGGGACCTGCTGCACGAGCACGACGCGTCGATCACGTCAGCGGTCTGGTTCCCGATGTTCGCCAAGGGCTGCGGCGCCGACTACGTCTGCCTGCCGGCGCCGGTCCACAACCCCGACGGCAGCGAGTCGCTGTGGTGCTACACCAAGCCCCAGATGCTGTACGGCGATCTGCGTGACGCGCTCGGGCACTTCCCACTACAGAACTTCTGGGGCCCCATGGCGAGCGTCGCCTCGACAAAGTGGATAGTCGACTCGGCGGTCTGGACCGCGCAGCAGCATCAGCCGAACTTCTTCTTCGTCTACCTGCCGCACCTCGACTACGCCGCGCAGAAGCATGGGCCCGATTCGTCCGAAGGGCTCGAGGCCTGCTGTGTGCTGGACGAGCAGATCGCCCGGCTCGTCGCCGGGTTTGCCGACGCCTACGACCAGCCGCCGCTCTGGCTGGCCGCCAGCGAGTACGTCATCCGCCCGGTAAGCCAAGTCGCCTACCCTAACCGGGCGCTGCGTGACGCGGGGCTGATGAACGTCACCCAAGACGCCGACGGCCGCGAGCTGATCGACTTCGCCGGCACGCCCGCCTGGGCGCTGGTCGACCACCAGATCGCTCACGTTTTTGTCCGCGATCACAACATGGCGACCACCAGCGCGGCTGTCGACGCGCTATCGGGCCTGCCCGGGGTTGCCGAGGTCCTGACCGGTGACGACCGCGGCAAGTACGACCTGGTGCACGAGCGGAGCGGCGACATCATCCTAGTCGCCGATCCCGACGCGTGGTTCGCCTACTACTACTGGCGGGACGACAACCTCGCCCCGGCATTCGCCCGCTCGGTCGACATCCACCGCAAGCCTGGCTACGACCCGGTCGAGATGTACCTCGACCCGGCGGCGATGCAGGCCGGCCTTGGACCGACGCCCCTCGACACTTCGCTGGTGAAGGGCTCGCACGGCGCGCCGCCGGTGACGGACGAGCAACGCGGGGTGATCCTGTCGTCCCAACGCGGCGCGTTCGTCGAACGCACGATGACCGACACCGACGTCGCGGACTTGGTGCTGCGGCAATTCGGAGTGTAA